GACGGTTTTTTGGTTGGTTCCAACTGCTTGAACTCCCTGAAAACCGGGGCCATGCCCATCCGCAGCACCAGCCAGAGAATCCAGCCTCCCACCAGCAGAACACCGGCCATTACCGGCAGGACCCATCCCGCAAATTCGGCCTGGCCCCATGTCAGAACCTGCACCAGGGTTTCCAATATCCGCTCATTTTCCGGCCCGGTGCCAAAATCAGTGCCGGCACGTCCCAGGGCATAAAACAGACCCGCCCCCGCACCTGCCGCCACTGCCAGCATAAACAAAGTAATTATCCAGAAAGATCTGCGCTGATATTGTTTGAATTTATCCACGGTCTCACCCATTTGTTGGTTTCATTTTTTCCAATAAAAAAACCATGCTGTGTGTTACAACATGGTTTTCCGGTAATCATACAAAATTCACCTGAACCAGGCAATGTTTTTTTAAAGCAAAGGAATCAGAGAAGGTACGGCTCAGGTTTTTATCATTCGTCCTTAACGATGATCCGCTCTTTGTTGGTTTCAAATGTTTTTTCGCCCACCCCTTTCACCTTCATAATATCCTCGGGTACCTGAAAAGGCTTATTCTGCCGGTATTCAATGATTCTGTCCGCCAGGGCATCGCCAATGAATTTAAGTGACACCAATTGTTCCTTGTCTGCCGTATTGATGTTGACCTTGTCATATCCTGAAACCGCAGGCACAAAAAAGCCCAGCACAAGCAGTCCGATCAATGCGATTTTTAATCTGTTTTTTGATATTGATCTGCGTAAATCAATCATAAGAATCCTCCTAAGATTAAAGAAAAATTGGAATATCCCTGATTCCTTGACTTTTTCATGCCGGAACAATTCAGAAACAGATACAAGAGCTGAGAGACGCGCTTTCCCGCACAATGGATAACGATGAAAACATGAAATCGTTATGGAACCAGACCTAATCCAGATTTTTCAAAAAATCAAGAAGAAAATCCTTGTATTTAAATTTTTTATTGTAATTCTTGGAGCATGCACCGGAGCTGTCGCCGCCAGTGATCCGGCGTAATCCCGATCGCAGCCACCAGATCGCTTTTGTCCAGAACGCTGAAATCCGGCCGATGGGCCGGCGTCGGGTACTGGTGACCGGGGATCGGCAGCACCGGAATGGTCCTGTCAAGCAATCCGGCAGCCAGCGCCTCTTCCTGGATGGCCACAGCAAAATCATACCAGGATGCAACACCGGCATCGGTCCAGTGGAAAACCCCGGTGAGCCGTTTTTCAACCGCAGCCCACACCGCCTGTGCCAGACCTTTTGCCCAGCAGGGGGTTCCCACCTGGTCATCCACAACGGTCAAGACTTCTTTTTCTTTCATCAGACGGATCATGGTTTTAACAAAATTATTCCCATGGGCCGCATACAGCCAGGCAGTTCGGATAATCAATACCTCGTTGCCCAGTATATCTGAAACCGCCTGCTCCCCTGCCAGTTTGGTTTTGCCGTAAACCGATTTTGGATCCGGTCTGTCATCGGGTTTATAAGGCCGGCTCTGGTCCCCGCTGAATACAAAATCCGTTGAAATATGAACCAGACGGGCTTGATTCGCCTTGACCGCCCGTGCCAGGTTGGCGGGCCCGGTGCAGTTGACCGCATGGGCCGCGTCCGCGTCTGTTTCCGCTCTGTCCACCTGGGTATAGGCGGCGCAGTTGATCACCCAGTCCGGCGTATGCGCAGCCATCGCTTGATCCAGATTTGCCGGATCCGTAATGTCAATCTCAGGCACATCCATGCCAACAGCCCGGCAATTTTTAGGGCAGATTTTCATCAGTTCCGACCCCAGCTGCCCTTTTGCACCGATGATCAGTACTTTCATGAAAACACCTCGGCATTCTTCAACAATACCCCGGCTTCATCCCTGGGCGACAGCAACGGCAGACCCCGGCCGGACAGAGGCCAGTCTATTCCGATGGCCGGGTCGTTCCACAGAATGACCCGTTCATGTTCCGGTGCATAATATTGCGTACACTTGTACACAAATTCTGCATAATCACTCATGACATAAAACCCATGGGCAAATCCCGGCGGCACCCAGAGCATGTCTTTATTTTCAGCGCTCAGCACCGCACCGGCCCACCGCCCGAATTCCGGTGAACTTTTCCGGATATCCACGGCCACATCAAACACCTCTCCTGAGATCACCCGCACCAGCTTTCCCTGAGGCTGACGAATCTGGTAATGCAGGCCCCTCAACACACCGTTGCCCGACCGGCTGTGGTTGTCCTGCACAAAAGTGACATCCGCCACTGTTTCACGGAACTCGCTGTCCCGGAATGTTTCCATGAAAAATCCCCGGGCATCGCCGAACACCTTCGGCCGTAAGACTTTAACATCTTCCAGCGTTGTGTCTGTTATTTGCATCATTCAGCTTACTTCCTCATTAGCAATTTTTTTTGAACAAATTTTTTAAATATACGCCGTAATCTGTTTTATTGTAGTTCGCTGCCATGGCCAACACCTGATTCTGGTCAATATATCCCATGCGATATGCGACTTCCTCCAGGCAGGCTACCTTGAGGCCCTGGCGCTTTTCAATGGTTTCGATAAATAAAGAGGCTTCCAGAAGCGACCGATGGGTGCCGGTATCCAGCCAGGCCATGCCTCTTCCCATCTGCGCTACATGCAAGGCGCCTTTTTTCAAATAGGCCCGGTTGACATCCGTGATTTCCAGCTCACCTCTGGGAGAAGGGGAAAGGCCTTTGGCAATATCAATCACGGCATTGTCATAAAAATACAGGCCTGTAACCGCAAAATTGGATTTCGGGCATTCCGGTTTTTCCTCTATGTCAATGGCCCTGCCGTCTGCATCAAAAGAGATGACCCCATACCGCTTGGGATCATTGACCGGATACCCGAACACGGTGGCGCCTTTTTCTCTGGCGGCCGCTTTCTGAACCTGACTGGAAAGCCCATATCCATGAAACAGATTGTCTCCCAGGATCAGACAGACATTGTCTGATCCGATGAATGATTCACCCAGCACAAACGCCTGGGCCAGGCCCCGGGGTTCCGACTGCACCTGATAGGAAAAATGAACCCCCCACTGGGACCCATCTTCCAGCAATTCCTTGAACCGGGGCAGATCATTCGGGGTGGAAATAATAAGAATGTCACGGATGCCTGCCAGCATGAGCACGGACAAAGGATAAAAAATCATGGGTTTGTCATACACAGGCAGCAACTGCTTACTGACCACCCGGGTGACCGGATAAAGCCGCGTGCCGGATCCCCCGGCCAGAACGATTCCTTTCATATCTAACCTCTATGATGGTGATGATTCATAATGGGACCGAATCCACTCCTGATACGCCCCGGTCTGCACGGAACGAACCCAGTCCATGTTTACCAGGTACCAGTCAATGGTGGCGGATAAGGCCTGTTCAAAGGTGTGGGACGCTTTGTAACCGATTTTTTCAACCGCTTTGTCCGGATTGATGGCATACCGCAGATCATGGCCGGGCCGGTCCGTCACAAAAGTAATCCGTTCCCGGCTGCTGCTCTCGGGATTCCCGGTTTTGTCATCCATGAGATCACAGATGGTTTCCACCACCTCCAGATTGGTTTTCTCTTCACCGCCGCCGATATTATAGGTCTCTCCGTTCTCCCCGTTTTCAAAGGCCCGAACCAGGGCGTCACAGTGATCCGCCACATACAGCCAGTCCCGCACATTGATACCTTTGCCGTAAACCGGCAGCGATTTTTTGTCCAGAATATTGAGGATCATCAAAGGAATCAGTTTTTCAGGAAACTGAAACGGCCCGTAATTGTTGGAACAGTTGGTCACCACCACGGGCAGGCCGTATGTCCTGTACCAGGCTTTGACAAAATGGTCTGAGGCCGCCTTGGATGCGGAATAAGGACTGGAGGGATCATAGGGCGTGGTTTCGGTAAACGCGGGATCATCCGGGTATAGACTGCCATATACCTCGTCCGTGGACACGTGCACAAACCGGAAATCCGCATCCGGATGTTTCCGGACATGAGCCAGACCGGCTTCCAGCAGCCGGAACGTGCCGGTGACGTTGGTGTTCACAAACACCTCCGGCCCGGCAATGGAACGGTCCACATGGGATTCGGCCGCAAAATGAAACACCCCGTCAAATTGGTATGTATCAAACATTTGTTTCAACAGCGGTGCATCACAGATGCTGCCGTGGATAAAGGTATATCCCGGATCATTTTCCAGATGCCGGTGATTGGCGGGATTACCCGCATAGGTCAGGGCATCCAGATTGACCACATGCCAGTCCGGCCGGTGTGTTCGCACATAGTGAATAAAATTGGTTCCGATAAACCCGGAACCCCCGGTGACCAGAATATGTTTCATATATGTTGTTCCTTTACTTTCTCTGATGCTGATGCTGCTTCATTGGTATGGCACCCGGCAAAGAACAGCCCGCTCATGAATACAAAAAACCATCCTTCCGCATTGTCCTGCAGCGGCGATGCCGTCATACAGGCAATCAGCATCAACAGCACAAACCCTCTGGCCATGAGCTTCTGTCCGCGGTCTTCAAAAAAAACCGTCTGCCGCCACTGAACGGCAAAGAATCCCAGCAGTACCAGCAGCCCTGCCAGGCCGAACTGCACCGCTGTCATCAGATATTCATTATGAGGGTTGTCAGTAGGTTTCATCTCAGTCTTTTCTACAAACCGGTCATATATGGTTTTAAAACTACCCGTGCCTGAGCCGACAACCGGATTTTGTTTAATGATGTTCAAAGAGTTAAAAAACCATTCAAGCCGCAGACCGGAAGAGGAATAACTATCATATTCTCTCTTCCTTACTTCTTCAATAACCTCTTGAGCCCTTACAAAAAGAAGATTTGATGGATTATACCAGGCAAAAGTGCCGAACAGAACAACAATTAAAACCCCGGCGATAAGACTTTTGGATCGGTCCCAGGTCAGAAAATAATACAATGCCAGCACCACCAAAATCACATGCCCGGTCCGCCCCCCCACCAAGAACAACACATTGAACATCGCCAGCAGACTGAAACCGGCCCACAGCCATTTTAAAACCGGCCCTGTCCCGGAATTTCGGGCCTTGATCGCTGCAACAAAGGCGGCAAAGGCCATGAAAATATTCTGTTTGATATGATCATGAAAAACAACGCAGTTGGATGCATCCCCTTTCACGGAAATAAAATCCGGCAACAGCCCCACCCATAACAGGCTGGACAGCAGAAGAATCAGACCCATGGCAGAGATAAAGGATAACAAAAATGCCGGATGAAACTTTTTATCTGTAAAATAAACCATCACCATGCCGATAAACAGAAACTTTGCCCCGTCTGAAAGGCTTTCAATGATCTTTTCTTTGTCACCATCCGAATAGAAAAGTCCGATCACATGCATTAAAAAGACAGCCAGACCCATCATGGCCACGGGGTTTGACTTCAGTATCCTGCCCCATCGCGCAAACCGGTCCGCGCCGTTGTCCAGCAGCCAAACCAGCACCACCAGTCCCAGCACGACATTGGTCAGTGCCGTAGACACCGGGATACAAAAACCGAACAACACCAGTAAATATTTATTTGCCGAATGCAGATGTTGAAAGTATGGTTTCATAAATTCCTTTAATCTCTTGTGCCGTTCTTTTGACATCAAACAGCTGCCTTGTATACGTATATCCCTTCTGGCTGTGTGCTTCAGCCTGCTCCGGATGATCCAGGTAATATATTATTTTTTCTGCCAGATCCTTCGGATTACCGGCCTTTGCCAGCAACCCGGTCCGCCGGTGTTTGATCACATCCGGAAACCCCCCGACATCGGTTGTGATGGTAGGGATTTTCATTAACAGCGATTCCACCGCTCCCCCCACATTTTCCGAGTGGGAGGGATGGACCGCCATGTCAAAACCGGAATACAGGCGGGCCACATCCATACGGGTCCCCAGAAAAAATACCTGGTCGCCCAGTTTTTGTTTCCCATATTCAATGACTTTTTTTTCATAATCCACAGCCCCTGCCCAGGCACCGCCGACAAAAACCAAATTCACATCATAATTTCGCTCCGCCACCAGGGCAACTGCGTCGATCAGGTCTTCATGCCCTTTAAGCCCTCTTTTCTGTCCCAGGTACTGCTTGGGGGGATACATATAGGCCACCATGCCGATCAACCGGGTTTCAGGTGAGATCCCCAGTTCTTTGTGAAGATATGTTTTATCCCCTTTTTGAAACGTATCCACATCCGTGCCATAGTAGGACAAAAACACCTTTTTTTTGTCTGCAAGCAAAGACCGGTATTTTTTTTGGGTCCATTCACACGAAGCAATCCAGAAATCATTTTTATCTGCCAGGCCCATTTCCACGGTCCTAAAAAACCCATGTTCCAGATGCAGCGGTCCAGGGACCTGAAAAAGCTTAGGTGTATGACTGTGACGCATTGCCAGGCGCATCAGAAGGGTGGTTGAATAAAAATGGGAATGCACCAGGTCCGGCCGGATTTTTTTCAAGACCGTGTTAAACCCATGAATTTGACGCGGCAGGGTCACCACCGATTTCAAAGAAAGATCCAGATCAACGGGATGCACGGTGATGCCTGCGTCAGTATAATCAGCTGCATTGCCGGAACAGGACGGCAGTACGACATGCACTTCCACATCGAGCTTCACCAGTTCTCTCATCTGGCGCAGCGCCCATGTGGCCCCCCGGGTGGTCTTAACAAGATGTAAAATCTTCATTTTCTTACAAACACCAATGAAAAGATTAACAGCAGAAAATTGACGGCAACAATGGCGGTCAATATGCCTTTCAACTGCCAGAAACAAGCGCCGATCATATAGCCTGTGACGGCAACAACCGCCACTCCCGCCCATAAAACCGCCAACCGATCAGTCCGCAGTTCCAGGTTCAATTTTAACAGCAGCTGTCCGGTTGCGGCAAAACAGCCGCCTGCCAGCAGTAACCATGGAAACAGCCAGCTGTAGGGACGAAACTGAGCACCCAGCAACAGGTTTCCAACCATTGGGTAGGCAAAGAGAAGCACCAGAAACAACACAAAAGAAAAGGATAAAATGCCGAAGACGGCGTAATTGTTTATCCGGCGGGTCTGATCAAACGATGCGGTTTTTCCTTCCTGTGCAATTACCTGGTAAAGGATCGGTTCAATAAGCAGAATCAAAAAATTGCTGACAAACAGCATGGGTATGAATGCCAGTTGATAAACCGCGGCATACCCGCCCACCTCCTCCGGGGTGCCAAAAT
Above is a window of Desulfotignum balticum DSM 7044 DNA encoding:
- a CDS encoding ComEA family DNA-binding protein yields the protein MIDLRRSISKNRLKIALIGLLVLGFFVPAVSGYDKVNINTADKEQLVSLKFIGDALADRIIEYRQNKPFQVPEDIMKVKGVGEKTFETNKERIIVKDE
- the rfbD gene encoding dTDP-4-dehydrorhamnose reductase translates to MKVLIIGAKGQLGSELMKICPKNCRAVGMDVPEIDITDPANLDQAMAAHTPDWVINCAAYTQVDRAETDADAAHAVNCTGPANLARAVKANQARLVHISTDFVFSGDQSRPYKPDDRPDPKSVYGKTKLAGEQAVSDILGNEVLIIRTAWLYAAHGNNFVKTMIRLMKEKEVLTVVDDQVGTPCWAKGLAQAVWAAVEKRLTGVFHWTDAGVASWYDFAVAIQEEALAAGLLDRTIPVLPIPGHQYPTPAHRPDFSVLDKSDLVAAIGITPDHWRRQLRCMLQELQ
- the rfbC gene encoding dTDP-4-dehydrorhamnose 3,5-epimerase, encoding MQITDTTLEDVKVLRPKVFGDARGFFMETFRDSEFRETVADVTFVQDNHSRSGNGVLRGLHYQIRQPQGKLVRVISGEVFDVAVDIRKSSPEFGRWAGAVLSAENKDMLWVPPGFAHGFYVMSDYAEFVYKCTQYYAPEHERVILWNDPAIGIDWPLSGRGLPLLSPRDEAGVLLKNAEVFS
- the rfbA gene encoding glucose-1-phosphate thymidylyltransferase RfbA, with translation MKGIVLAGGSGTRLYPVTRVVSKQLLPVYDKPMIFYPLSVLMLAGIRDILIISTPNDLPRFKELLEDGSQWGVHFSYQVQSEPRGLAQAFVLGESFIGSDNVCLILGDNLFHGYGLSSQVQKAAAREKGATVFGYPVNDPKRYGVISFDADGRAIDIEEKPECPKSNFAVTGLYFYDNAVIDIAKGLSPSPRGELEITDVNRAYLKKGALHVAQMGRGMAWLDTGTHRSLLEASLFIETIEKRQGLKVACLEEVAYRMGYIDQNQVLAMAANYNKTDYGVYLKNLFKKNC
- the rfbB gene encoding dTDP-glucose 4,6-dehydratase, coding for MKHILVTGGSGFIGTNFIHYVRTHRPDWHVVNLDALTYAGNPANHRHLENDPGYTFIHGSICDAPLLKQMFDTYQFDGVFHFAAESHVDRSIAGPEVFVNTNVTGTFRLLEAGLAHVRKHPDADFRFVHVSTDEVYGSLYPDDPAFTETTPYDPSSPYSASKAASDHFVKAWYRTYGLPVVVTNCSNNYGPFQFPEKLIPLMILNILDKKSLPVYGKGINVRDWLYVADHCDALVRAFENGENGETYNIGGGEEKTNLEVVETICDLMDDKTGNPESSSRERITFVTDRPGHDLRYAINPDKAVEKIGYKASHTFEQALSATIDWYLVNMDWVRSVQTGAYQEWIRSHYESSPS
- a CDS encoding O-antigen ligase family protein, which produces MKPYFQHLHSANKYLLVLFGFCIPVSTALTNVVLGLVVLVWLLDNGADRFARWGRILKSNPVAMMGLAVFLMHVIGLFYSDGDKEKIIESLSDGAKFLFIGMVMVYFTDKKFHPAFLLSFISAMGLILLLSSLLWVGLLPDFISVKGDASNCVVFHDHIKQNIFMAFAAFVAAIKARNSGTGPVLKWLWAGFSLLAMFNVLFLVGGRTGHVILVVLALYYFLTWDRSKSLIAGVLIVVLFGTFAWYNPSNLLFVRAQEVIEEVRKREYDSYSSSGLRLEWFFNSLNIIKQNPVVGSGTGSFKTIYDRFVEKTEMKPTDNPHNEYLMTAVQFGLAGLLVLLGFFAVQWRQTVFFEDRGQKLMARGFVLLMLIACMTASPLQDNAEGWFFVFMSGLFFAGCHTNEAASASEKVKEQHI
- a CDS encoding glycosyltransferase family 4 protein; this encodes MKILHLVKTTRGATWALRQMRELVKLDVEVHVVLPSCSGNAADYTDAGITVHPVDLDLSLKSVVTLPRQIHGFNTVLKKIRPDLVHSHFYSTTLLMRLAMRHSHTPKLFQVPGPLHLEHGFFRTVEMGLADKNDFWIASCEWTQKKYRSLLADKKKVFLSYYGTDVDTFQKGDKTYLHKELGISPETRLIGMVAYMYPPKQYLGQKRGLKGHEDLIDAVALVAERNYDVNLVFVGGAWAGAVDYEKKVIEYGKQKLGDQVFFLGTRMDVARLYSGFDMAVHPSHSENVGGAVESLLMKIPTITTDVGGFPDVIKHRRTGLLAKAGNPKDLAEKIIYYLDHPEQAEAHSQKGYTYTRQLFDVKRTAQEIKGIYETILSTSAFGK